From the genome of Triticum aestivum cultivar Chinese Spring chromosome 3B, IWGSC CS RefSeq v2.1, whole genome shotgun sequence, one region includes:
- the LOC123071357 gene encoding 50S ribosomal protein L17: MGKFRKLGRHAAHRVSMLRTMVSQLVKHERIETTVAKAKEVRRKADQMVQLGKDGTLDAARRASAFVRGDDVVHKLFTELAYRYKDRAGGYTRLLRTRIRIGDAAPMAYIEFVDRENELREAKPATPPLPQRVPLDPWAKSRASQQWAGPKVTVNPKSEGL; this comes from the exons ATGGGCAAGTTCCGCAAGCTCGGGCGCCACGCCGCGCACCGCGTGTCCATGCTCAG GACGATGGTGTCGCAGCTGGTGAAGCACGAGCGCATCGAGACCACCGTCGCCAAG GCGAAGGAGGTGCGGCGCAAGGCGGATCAGATGGTGCAGCTCGGCAAAGAT GGTACACTGGATGCAGCAAGACGTGCTTCTGCTTTTGTTCGCGGAGATGATGTTGTCCATAAGCTGTTCACAGAGCTGGCCTACCGCTATAA AGATCGAGCAGGCGGATATACAAGACTTTTGCGAACTAGGATACGAATAGGTGATGCTGCACCAATGGCATACATTGA GTTTGTGGACAGAGAGAACGAACTCCGAGAGGCCAAACCTGCAACGCCGCCGCTGCCTCAGCGGGTTCCACTTGATCCATGGGCCAAGTCTCGTGCTAGCCAACAGTGGGCAGGACCTAAAGTTACCGTGAACCCCAAATCAGAAGGCTTATGA